The Pan troglodytes isolate AG18354 chromosome 1, NHGRI_mPanTro3-v2.0_pri, whole genome shotgun sequence genome includes a region encoding these proteins:
- the LINGO4 gene encoding leucine-rich repeat and immunoglobulin-like domain-containing nogo receptor-interacting protein 4, with product MDAATAPKQAWPPWPPLLFLLLLPGGSGGSCPAVCDCTSQPQAVLCGHRQLEAVPGGLPLDTELLDLSGNRLWGLQRGMLSRLSLLQELDLSYNQLSTLEPGAFHGLQSLLTLRLQGNRLRIMGPGVFSGLSALTLLDLRLNQIVLFLDGAFGELGSLQKLEVGDNHLVFVAPGAFAGLAKLSTLTLERCNLSTVPGLALARLPALVALRLRELDIGRLPAGALRGLGQLKELEIHLWPSLEALDPGSLVGLNLSSLAITRCNLSSVPFQALYHLSFLRVLDLSQNPISAIPARRLSPLVRLQELRLSGACLTSIAAHAFHGLTAFHLLDVADNALQTLEETAFPSPDKLVTLRLSGNPLTCDCRLLWLLRLRRHLDFGTSPPACAGPHHVQGKSLKEFSDILPPGHFTCKPALIRKSGPRWVIAEEGGHAVFSCSGDGDPAPTVSWMRPHGAWLGRAGRVRVLEDGTLEIRSVQLRDRGAYVCVVSNVAGNDSLRTWLEVIQVEPPNGTLSDPNITVPGIPGPFFLDSRGVAMVLAVGFLPFLTSVTLCFGLIALWSKGKGRVKHHMTFDFVAPRPSGDKNSGGNRVTAKLF from the coding sequence ATGGATGCAGCCACAGCTCCAAAGCAAGCCTGGCCCCCATGGCCCCcgctccttttcctcctcctcctacctGGAGGGAGCGGTGGCAGCTGCCCTGCTGTGTGTGACTGCACCTCCCAGCCCCAGGCTGTGCTCTGTGGCCACAGGCAACTGGAGGCTGTACCTGGAGGACTCCCACTGGACACTGAGCTCCTGGACCTGAGTGGGAACCGCCTGTGGGGGCTCCAGCGGGGAATGCTCTCCCGCCTGAGCCTGCTCCAGGAATTGGACCTCAGCTACAACCAGCTCTCAACCCTTGAGCCCGGGGCCTTCCATGGCCTACAAAGCCTACTCACCCTGAGGCTGCAGGGCAATCGGCTCAGAATCATGGGGCCTGGGGTCTTCTCAGGCCTATCTGCTCTGACCCTGCTGGACCTCCGCCTCAACCAGATTGTTCTCTTCCTAGATGGAGCTTTTGGGGAGCTAGgcagcctccagaagctggaGGTTGGGGACAACCACCTGGTATTTGTGGCTCCGGGGGCCTTTGCAGGGCTGGCCAAGTTGAGCACCCTCACCCTGGAGCGCTGCAacctcagcacagtgcctggcctagcCCTCGCCCGTCTCCCGGCATTAGTGGCCCTAAGGCTTAGAGAACTGGATATTGGGAGGCTGCCAGCTGGGGCCCTGCGGGGGCTGGGGCAGCTCAAGGAGCTGGAGATCCACCTCTGGCCATCTCTGGAGGCTCTGGACCCTGGGAGCCTGGTTGGGCTCAATCTCAGCAGCCTGGCCATCACTCGCTGCAATCTGAGCTCGGTGCCCTTCCAAGCACTGtaccacctcagcttcctcagggTCCTGGATCTGTCTCAGAATCCCATCTCAGCCATCCCAGCCCGAAGGCTCAGCCCCCTGGTGCGGCTCCAGGAGCTACGCCTGTCAGGGGCATGCCTCACCTCCATTGCTGCCCATGCCTTCCATGGCTTGACTGCCTTCCACCTCCTGGATGTGGCAGATAACGCCCTTCAGACACTAGAGGAAACAGCTTTCCCTTCTCCAGACAAACTGGTCACCTTGAGGCTGTCTGGCAACCCCCTAACCTGTGACTGCCGCCTCCTCTGGCTGCTCCGGCTCCGCCGCCACCTGGACTTTGGCACGTCCCCCCCTGCCTGTGCTGGCCCCCATCATGTCCAGGGGAAGAGCCTGAAGGAGTTTTCAGACATCCTGCCTCCAGGGCACTTCACCTGCAAACCAGCCCTGATCCGAAAGTCGGGGCCTCGATGGGTCATTGCAGAGGAGGGCGGGCATGCGGTTTTCTCCTGCTCTGGAGATGGAGACCCAGCCCCCACCGTCTCCTGGATGAGGCCTCATGGGGCttggctgggcagggctgggagagTAAGGGTCCTAGAGGATGGGACACTGGAGATCCGCTCAGTGCAGCTACGGGACAGAGGGGCCTATGTCTGTGTGGTCAGCAATGTCGCTGGGAATGACTCCCTGAGGACCTGGCTGGAAGTCATCCAGGTGGAACCACCAAACGGCACACTTTCTGACCCCAACATCACCGTGCCAGGGATCCCAGGGCCTTTTTTTCTGGATAGCAGAGGTGTGGCCATGGTGCTGGCAGTCggcttcctccccttcctcaccTCAGTGACCCTCTGCTTTGGCCTGATTGCCCTTTGGAGCAAGGGCAAAGGTCGGGTCAAACATCACATGACCTTTGACTTTGTGGCACCTCGGCCCTCTGGGGATAAAAACTCTGGGGGTAACCGGGTCACTGCCAAGCTCTTCTGA